Proteins from one Prosthecomicrobium sp. N25 genomic window:
- a CDS encoding MFS transporter — MTAPAEDFALPQRSRLVSATVAVAFFIQMLDGTIIATSLPQMAESFGTDAVAMSSGFTVYMLTAAVLMPPAGWLADRFGARRVFLAALAAFTAASVACGLSNSLAAFLAARALQGAGAALLAPVGRLIVLRSAAKQDLVHAIATITWPALFAPVIGPVLGSWITVHVGWQWNFFVNLPLGLVGIGLIAAFVPADRPEPVGRFDTVGFLASAGGLSLMLVGLELFVGRHGPEALSLGLALAGTLLGAAAIRHLLRTPQPLLDLSVFRVETFAVSTLTAGTFCRLAINATPFLLPLLFQVGFGAGAVEAGAMVFVYFLGNLAMKSVTTPMLRWFGFRTILVVNGILSAISIGLFAAVGAGTPQWLVALLLFAAGATRSLQFTALNTLAFADVEGPRRSAASTLAAILQQLSMLIGIALAVAVVRIAGILRSSEIYDPAATGTETLATLADFRAAFLVVAALGILASLRFVVMPRHAGAEVSGHGR, encoded by the coding sequence ATGACGGCGCCCGCCGAGGATTTCGCCCTGCCCCAGCGGTCGCGTCTCGTGTCCGCGACGGTGGCGGTCGCCTTCTTCATCCAGATGCTCGACGGCACCATCATCGCGACCTCGCTTCCGCAGATGGCCGAAAGTTTCGGCACCGATGCCGTGGCGATGAGCAGCGGCTTTACGGTCTACATGCTGACCGCGGCCGTGCTGATGCCGCCGGCCGGCTGGCTGGCCGACCGCTTCGGGGCGCGGCGCGTCTTCCTGGCGGCGCTCGCCGCCTTCACGGCCGCCTCGGTCGCCTGCGGCCTCTCCAACAGTCTCGCCGCATTCCTGGCCGCCCGGGCGCTCCAGGGCGCCGGCGCCGCGCTGCTGGCCCCGGTCGGCCGGCTGATCGTCCTGCGCAGCGCCGCCAAGCAGGACCTCGTGCATGCGATCGCCACGATCACCTGGCCGGCGCTGTTCGCGCCCGTCATCGGCCCGGTGCTCGGCAGTTGGATCACCGTTCACGTCGGCTGGCAGTGGAACTTCTTCGTCAACCTTCCCCTCGGCCTCGTCGGGATCGGCCTCATCGCCGCCTTCGTCCCGGCGGACCGCCCCGAGCCGGTGGGCCGCTTCGACACGGTCGGCTTCCTCGCCTCGGCCGGCGGGCTGAGCCTGATGCTCGTCGGCCTCGAACTCTTCGTCGGCCGCCACGGACCGGAGGCCCTCAGCCTCGGGCTGGCGCTGGCCGGCACGCTTCTCGGCGCGGCGGCGATCCGGCACCTGCTCCGTACCCCTCAACCGCTTCTGGACCTGTCGGTCTTCCGCGTCGAGACCTTCGCCGTCTCCACGTTGACGGCCGGCACCTTCTGCCGCCTCGCCATCAACGCCACCCCGTTCCTCCTGCCTCTCCTCTTCCAGGTCGGCTTCGGCGCCGGCGCGGTGGAGGCGGGCGCCATGGTGTTCGTCTATTTCCTCGGCAACCTCGCCATGAAGAGCGTCACCACCCCGATGCTGCGCTGGTTCGGCTTCCGGACGATCCTGGTCGTCAACGGGATCCTGTCGGCAATCTCCATCGGCCTCTTCGCCGCCGTCGGAGCCGGCACGCCCCAGTGGCTCGTGGCCCTGCTCCTGTTCGCCGCCGGAGCCACCCGCTCGCTCCAGTTCACCGCGCTGAACACCCTCGCCTTCGCGGATGTGGAGGGCCCGCGGCGGAGCGCGGCCTCCACCCTCGCCGCCATCCTCCAGCAGCTCTCGATGCTGATCGGCATCGCCCTGGCGGTCGCCGTCGTGCGCATCGCCGGAATCTTGCGCAGTTCCGAGATCTACGATCCCGCCGCCACCGGGACGGAGACCCTCGCGACCCTCGCCGACTTCCGGGCCGCGTTCCTGGTGGTCGCCGCCCTCGGCATCCTGGCCTCCTTGCGCTTCGTCGTAATGCCGCGCCATGCCGGCGCGGAGGTCTCCGGCCACGGCCGATGA
- a CDS encoding mandelate racemase/muconate lactonizing enzyme family protein, with product MKITAIRPLVAWVGTRNQLIVKVETDEGIHGWGESGLSGREKAVAGAVEHYAQFLKGRDPMRAGALWQEMYRSQYFEGGRVLTAAISAIDIALHDIKGKALGVPVYQLLGGKQRDLIPTFATTSASPGPEMIDQCRLLIEHGWTCIRFLGVGHDSTHLFEPRESIGPTAKWLTRAREELGLDVVLGIDYHHRLSVAEAASFCQKMPPATLDFLEEPIRDETPEAYEALRRLTDVPFAIGEEFSSKWQFLPYIERDIHQFNRIDLCNVGGFTEAMKVAGWSEAHYVDLMPHNPLGPICTAATVHMAAAVANFSWLECRTTPTETHLGFDSREFFPVQVEMRGPHYVVPDRPGLGIEVDEERFMRDAFRFWEAPHLFRRDGSFTNW from the coding sequence ATGAAGATCACCGCCATCCGTCCCCTCGTCGCCTGGGTCGGCACCCGCAACCAGCTGATCGTCAAGGTCGAGACTGACGAGGGCATCCACGGCTGGGGCGAATCCGGCCTGTCCGGCCGCGAAAAGGCGGTCGCCGGCGCGGTCGAGCACTATGCGCAGTTCCTGAAGGGGCGGGACCCGATGCGGGCCGGCGCGCTCTGGCAGGAGATGTACCGCTCCCAGTATTTCGAGGGCGGCCGGGTGCTGACCGCGGCCATCTCGGCGATCGATATCGCGCTCCACGACATCAAGGGCAAGGCGCTCGGGGTCCCGGTCTACCAGCTGCTCGGCGGCAAGCAGCGCGACCTGATCCCGACCTTCGCGACGACCTCCGCGTCGCCCGGCCCGGAGATGATCGACCAATGCCGGCTGCTGATCGAGCACGGCTGGACCTGCATCCGCTTCCTGGGGGTGGGGCATGATTCCACGCATCTGTTCGAGCCGCGCGAGTCGATCGGGCCGACCGCGAAGTGGCTGACGCGGGCGCGGGAGGAGCTTGGGCTCGACGTCGTGCTGGGCATCGACTACCACCACCGCCTCTCCGTCGCGGAAGCGGCGAGCTTCTGCCAGAAGATGCCGCCCGCGACCCTCGACTTCCTGGAGGAGCCGATCCGCGACGAGACGCCGGAGGCCTACGAGGCGCTCCGGCGGCTGACCGACGTGCCCTTCGCGATCGGCGAGGAGTTCTCGTCGAAGTGGCAGTTCCTGCCCTACATCGAGCGGGACATCCACCAGTTCAACCGCATCGACCTCTGCAATGTCGGCGGCTTCACGGAGGCCATGAAGGTCGCGGGCTGGAGCGAGGCGCACTATGTCGACCTGATGCCGCACAACCCGCTCGGGCCGATCTGCACGGCCGCGACCGTCCATATGGCGGCGGCGGTCGCCAACTTCTCCTGGCTCGAATGCCGCACGACCCCGACCGAGACCCATCTCGGCTTCGACAGCCGCGAGTTCTTCCCCGTCCAGGTTGAGATGCGGGGGCCGCACTACGTGGTTCCGGACCGCCCCGGCCTCGGCATCGAGGTCGACGAGGAGCGGTTCATGCGCGACGCCTTCCGGTTCTGGGAGGCCCCGCATCTGTTCCGGCGCGACGGCTCCTTCACAAACTGGTAG
- a CDS encoding ABC transporter ATP-binding protein, with protein sequence MSPDGAAAGPPLLDVRGLKVHFPIRAGFFRRPTGTVKAVDGVDLQVRAGETLSLVGESGCGKTTTGRAVLRIYEPTEGAILYRSGSGDAIDIAGLPRSRLKDYRRDVRMIFQDPHSSLNPRLTVLEIVGQPLKIHGIAKGAALEDRVAELLRKVGLRPEYLRRYPHAFSGGERQRIGIARALALSPRLVVADEAVSALDVSVQAQTLNLLQDLQDEFRLTYLFIAHDLSVVEHISDRVAVMYVGRIVEQAPTGDLFARPRHPYTEALLSAVPVPDPRLRRGANRIRLAGEVADPARPPPGCPFHPRCRYATAECAAVVPRLEDKGGGHLVACHHADRLSLRGVA encoded by the coding sequence ATGTCGCCTGACGGCGCCGCGGCGGGTCCGCCGCTCCTCGACGTGCGCGGGCTCAAGGTGCACTTCCCGATCCGGGCCGGCTTCTTCCGGCGGCCGACCGGGACGGTCAAGGCGGTCGACGGGGTCGACCTGCAGGTGCGGGCGGGGGAGACCCTGAGCCTCGTCGGCGAGTCCGGCTGCGGGAAGACGACCACGGGCCGGGCGGTGCTGCGCATCTACGAGCCGACCGAGGGGGCGATCCTGTACCGGTCCGGCAGCGGCGACGCCATCGACATCGCGGGCCTGCCCCGGTCGCGGCTCAAGGACTATCGGCGCGACGTGCGGATGATCTTCCAGGACCCGCACTCCTCGCTGAACCCGCGGCTCACGGTGCTGGAGATCGTCGGCCAGCCGCTCAAGATCCACGGCATCGCCAAGGGGGCGGCGCTGGAGGACCGGGTGGCGGAGCTGCTCAGGAAGGTCGGGCTCCGGCCGGAATACCTGCGGCGCTACCCCCATGCCTTCTCGGGCGGCGAGCGGCAGCGGATCGGCATCGCCCGGGCGCTCGCGCTCTCGCCGCGGCTGGTGGTCGCCGACGAGGCGGTCTCGGCGCTCGACGTGTCCGTCCAGGCGCAGACGCTCAACCTGCTGCAGGACCTGCAGGACGAGTTCCGGCTCACCTACCTCTTCATCGCCCACGACCTGTCGGTGGTCGAGCACATCTCCGACCGGGTCGCGGTCATGTATGTCGGGCGGATCGTCGAGCAGGCGCCGACCGGCGATCTCTTCGCCCGGCCGCGGCACCCCTACACCGAGGCGCTGCTCTCGGCGGTGCCCGTCCCGGACCCGCGGCTCCGGCGCGGGGCCAACCGGATCCGGCTCGCCGGCGAGGTCGCCGACCCGGCGCGGCCGCCGCCGGGCTGCCCCTTCCATCCGCGCTGCCGCTATGCGACCGCGGAATGCGCCGCCGTCGTGCCCCGGCTGGAGGACAAGGGCGGCGGGCACCTGGTCGCCTGCCACCACGCCGACAGGCTCAGCCTGCGGGGCGTCGCATGA
- a CDS encoding ABC transporter ATP-binding protein produces MAGDTLLEIRGLKTHFATAEGLVKAVDGVDLTVRRGRTLCVLGESGCGKSITARSVLQIVDRPGRIVAGQILLHGADGTAVDIAALPPAGREIRAIRGARIAMIFQEPMTSLSPVHTIGNQIVETILLHQPVERAEAEARAIAMLKRVGIPNAADRLSAYPFQLSGGMRQRAMIALALSCEPELLIADEPTTALDVTTQATILDLMRDLQAEFGMAMMFITHDLGVVAEIADDVAVMYLGEVVEQAPVDALFHAPRHPYTRALLGSVPRLGGRRADGLRGRLVSIRGMVPHPFARPDGCPFNTRCDVVIPGLCRQAHPGLTAVGPEHAARCHHVAREEGGVHVA; encoded by the coding sequence ATGGCGGGTGACACGCTCCTGGAGATCCGGGGCCTCAAGACCCACTTCGCCACCGCCGAGGGGCTGGTGAAGGCGGTCGACGGGGTGGATCTGACGGTCCGGCGCGGGCGGACGCTCTGCGTGCTCGGCGAGTCCGGCTGCGGCAAGTCGATCACGGCGCGGTCCGTGCTGCAGATCGTCGACCGTCCGGGCCGGATCGTGGCGGGGCAGATCCTCCTGCACGGGGCGGACGGGACCGCGGTCGACATCGCGGCACTGCCGCCGGCGGGCCGGGAGATCCGGGCGATCCGGGGCGCCCGGATCGCGATGATCTTCCAGGAGCCGATGACGTCACTCTCGCCGGTCCACACGATCGGCAACCAGATCGTCGAGACCATCCTGCTGCACCAGCCGGTCGAGCGGGCGGAAGCGGAGGCTCGGGCGATCGCGATGCTGAAGCGCGTCGGCATCCCGAACGCGGCGGACCGGCTCTCGGCCTATCCGTTCCAGCTCTCCGGCGGCATGCGGCAGCGGGCCATGATCGCGCTGGCGCTGTCCTGCGAGCCGGAGCTCCTGATCGCGGACGAGCCGACGACGGCGCTCGACGTGACCACCCAGGCGACGATCCTCGACCTGATGCGCGACCTGCAGGCCGAGTTCGGCATGGCCATGATGTTCATCACCCACGACCTCGGGGTGGTGGCCGAGATCGCCGACGACGTGGCGGTCATGTATCTCGGCGAGGTGGTCGAGCAGGCGCCGGTGGACGCGCTCTTCCACGCGCCGCGGCACCCCTACACGCGCGCGCTCCTCGGCTCGGTGCCGCGCCTCGGCGGACGGCGGGCGGACGGGCTGCGGGGGCGGCTCGTGTCGATCCGGGGCATGGTCCCGCATCCCTTCGCGCGGCCGGACGGCTGCCCGTTCAACACGCGCTGCGACGTGGTCATCCCCGGGCTGTGCCGGCAGGCGCATCCGGGGCTGACGGCGGTCGGGCCGGAGCATGCGGCGCGGTGCCACCACGTGGCGCGCGAGGAGGGAGGCGTCCATGTCGCCTGA
- a CDS encoding ABC transporter permease gives MTALDAPEPANPTELPAEKTVLVAGQWRLFWWKFKRHRLALASLVVVVCLYLVALTAEFLAPFAPDQSNARYTYAPRQPIHLFQATESGGWRFAPHVEGFTVKLDPVAVRRTFVPDPTKPIQIGFLVPSEPYRLAGLVPLSTKLVGPLDTSQPMYLLGADRLGRDILSRVIHGARISLSIGLVGVGISLFLGILLGGISGHFGGLTDTLIQRLIEFLRSIPTIPLWMGLAAAVPLTWPPLRTYFVITLIVSLIGWTSLAREVRGKFLSLRNEDFVTAARLDGMSEIGIIFHHLVPSFLSHIIATMTLAIPAMILAETSLSFLGIGLQPPIVSWGVLLQEAQNVRAVSQAPWLLFVPGTAVVLSVLALNFLGDGLRDAADPYAR, from the coding sequence ATGACTGCGCTCGACGCCCCCGAACCTGCGAACCCAACGGAGCTGCCGGCCGAGAAGACCGTGCTGGTCGCCGGCCAGTGGCGGCTCTTCTGGTGGAAGTTCAAGCGGCACCGGCTGGCGCTGGCGAGCCTCGTCGTGGTCGTCTGCCTCTACCTGGTGGCGCTGACGGCCGAGTTCCTGGCGCCCTTCGCGCCGGACCAGTCGAATGCGCGCTACACCTATGCGCCGCGCCAGCCGATCCACCTGTTCCAGGCGACCGAGAGCGGGGGCTGGCGCTTCGCCCCCCACGTGGAGGGCTTCACGGTGAAGCTCGATCCGGTCGCGGTCCGACGCACCTTCGTGCCGGATCCGACGAAGCCGATCCAGATCGGCTTCCTGGTCCCTTCCGAGCCCTACCGCCTCGCTGGCCTCGTCCCGCTCTCGACCAAGCTCGTGGGGCCGCTCGACACGAGCCAGCCGATGTATCTCCTGGGCGCCGACCGGCTCGGCCGCGACATCCTCAGCCGTGTGATCCACGGCGCGCGGATCTCGCTGTCGATCGGGCTCGTCGGGGTCGGGATCAGCCTCTTCCTCGGCATCCTGCTCGGCGGCATCTCGGGGCATTTCGGCGGTCTCACCGACACGCTGATCCAGCGGCTGATCGAATTCCTGCGCTCGATCCCCACGATCCCGCTCTGGATGGGGCTCGCGGCCGCGGTGCCGCTGACCTGGCCGCCGCTGCGGACCTACTTCGTCATCACCCTGATCGTCTCGCTGATCGGCTGGACGAGCCTCGCCCGCGAGGTGCGCGGCAAGTTCCTGTCGCTGCGAAACGAGGATTTCGTCACGGCCGCGCGGCTCGACGGCATGAGCGAGATCGGCATCATCTTCCATCACCTGGTGCCCTCGTTCCTGTCGCACATCATCGCCACCATGACGCTGGCGATCCCGGCGATGATCCTGGCCGAGACCTCCCTCTCCTTCCTGGGCATCGGGCTCCAGCCGCCGATCGTCTCCTGGGGCGTGCTGCTGCAGGAGGCGCAGAACGTCCGGGCGGTCAGCCAGGCGCCCTGGCTCCTGTTCGTGCCCGGGACGGCGGTCGTCCTGTCGGTGCTCGCCCTCAACTTCCTCGGCGACGGCCTGCGCGACGCGGCCGATCCCTATGCGCGGTGA
- a CDS encoding ABC transporter permease, which produces MTSFILRRLLYMIPTLFAVSVVAFFIIQLPPGDYLSTLMADWAAQGGAVESGTLDALRRRFGLDQPFYVQYWLWISGILTRGDFGISFELGKPVTEVIWGRLGYTFLISGLTLIAIWSVAIPIGIYSAVRQYSVGDYVATFIGFAGLAIPNFLLALVLMYLLVAVFGQSVGGLFSPDMVDEPWGWAKVVDLLGHVWLPVLVVGASGLASLIRILRANLLDELYKPYVVTARAKGMSEFRLLLKYPVRVALNPLISTLGWILPTLVSGEIIVSVVLSLPTSGPMLLRALMSQDMYLAGSLILMVSTLTMIGTLLSDILLAVVDPRIRYQ; this is translated from the coding sequence GTGACCAGCTTCATCCTCCGCCGCCTGCTCTACATGATCCCGACGCTCTTCGCGGTGTCGGTGGTGGCGTTCTTCATCATCCAGCTGCCGCCGGGGGACTATCTCTCGACGCTGATGGCGGACTGGGCGGCACAGGGCGGGGCGGTGGAGTCCGGGACGCTCGATGCCCTGCGGCGACGGTTCGGGCTCGACCAGCCCTTCTATGTGCAATACTGGCTGTGGATCTCCGGCATCCTGACGCGCGGGGACTTCGGCATCTCGTTCGAGCTGGGCAAGCCGGTCACCGAGGTCATCTGGGGGCGGCTCGGCTACACCTTCCTGATCTCGGGGTTGACGCTGATCGCGATCTGGTCCGTGGCGATCCCGATCGGCATCTACTCGGCGGTCCGGCAGTATTCGGTCGGCGACTACGTGGCGACCTTCATCGGCTTCGCCGGCCTGGCGATCCCGAACTTCCTGTTGGCGCTGGTGCTGATGTACCTGCTCGTCGCGGTGTTCGGGCAGAGCGTCGGCGGGCTCTTCTCGCCCGACATGGTGGACGAGCCCTGGGGCTGGGCGAAGGTCGTCGACCTCCTGGGCCACGTCTGGCTGCCGGTCCTGGTGGTGGGCGCCTCCGGGCTCGCCTCGCTGATCCGGATCCTCCGGGCGAACCTGCTCGACGAACTCTACAAGCCCTATGTGGTCACCGCGCGGGCGAAGGGGATGAGCGAGTTCCGGCTGCTCCTCAAATACCCGGTCCGGGTCGCCCTCAATCCGCTCATCTCGACGCTCGGCTGGATCCTGCCGACGCTGGTCTCCGGCGAGATCATCGTGTCGGTGGTGCTCAGCCTGCCGACCTCCGGGCCGATGCTGCTCAGGGCGCTGATGAGCCAGGACATGTACCTCGCCGGCTCGCTGATCCTCATGGTCTCGACCCTGACCATGATCGGCACCCTGCTCTCCGACATCCTCCTCGCCGTCGTCGACCCGCGGATCCGCTACCAATGA
- a CDS encoding ABC transporter substrate-binding protein, whose protein sequence is MTIGTLPASAPSRRARRLLASAAALAAAASFAAPALAQYKQAPMLDQAVADKKLPPVAERLPEKPFVEKPVQSVGKYGGTLRTTILANGDHYNLTRTVANETIVRWTPDWSEVVPSIAESFTASPDATTYTFKLRKGMRWSDGTPFTADDIMFWYEDVFLSPELTPSKNPIFVLEGKPVVVTKLGDYEVQFKFAAPYGLFLQQLAYGQGHIPIIYPKHYLKQFHAKYNEAGIKTMLAESQTVKDWVSLFNSKVSLTFQPAFWQNLDLPTLNPWLLTTAYGPTDRVAVVRNPYYWKVDTAGNQLPYIDRITWQKIDDVQLMLLKATTGEFDFSFRHINNSTFKSVLYDNQKQGKYRFFDVKDLPANDAVILLNLNVNDPVKRKVFQNKDFRIALSHAINRQEIIDLIYVGRGTPSQVAVHKGHELYNERLSKQYVEYDPKKSNEILDKIGLDKKDSEGYRLGPDGKRFSIVFMVADVFGSSYPDVMLQVQKYAKAVGIDIQLRNVDRARLNTMWYANEHEAYIWNCVGGLSEAYTDVRCYMPFQKADIFFAMKWSEWYSDPKTGEEPPPEVKASMALYDKVKSASTKEAQLTAMKAFLETAADNFYTIGITHPDPKYGIVGTSVKNVFEPLPITGNLWHPAPTLTQFYFDR, encoded by the coding sequence ATGACCATCGGGACGCTTCCGGCGTCGGCGCCGTCGCGCCGCGCGCGCCGCCTTCTCGCCTCCGCCGCAGCGCTTGCGGCCGCTGCATCCTTCGCCGCGCCGGCGCTCGCCCAGTACAAGCAGGCGCCGATGCTCGACCAGGCGGTCGCCGACAAGAAGCTGCCGCCCGTCGCCGAGCGCCTGCCCGAGAAGCCCTTCGTGGAAAAGCCGGTCCAGTCGGTGGGCAAGTACGGCGGTACCTTGCGGACGACGATCCTGGCCAACGGCGACCACTACAACCTCACCCGGACGGTGGCGAACGAGACGATCGTGCGCTGGACGCCGGACTGGAGCGAGGTCGTCCCGTCGATCGCCGAGAGCTTCACGGCGAGCCCGGACGCGACCACCTACACGTTCAAGCTCAGGAAGGGCATGCGCTGGTCGGACGGTACGCCGTTCACGGCGGACGACATCATGTTCTGGTACGAGGACGTGTTTCTCTCGCCGGAGCTGACGCCGTCCAAGAACCCGATCTTCGTCCTGGAAGGAAAGCCCGTTGTCGTCACCAAGCTCGGCGACTACGAGGTCCAGTTCAAGTTCGCGGCGCCCTACGGGCTGTTCCTGCAGCAGCTCGCCTACGGGCAGGGCCATATCCCGATCATCTACCCGAAGCACTACCTCAAGCAGTTCCATGCCAAGTACAATGAGGCCGGCATCAAGACGATGCTCGCCGAGAGTCAGACCGTGAAGGACTGGGTCAGTCTCTTCAATTCGAAGGTGTCGCTGACCTTCCAGCCGGCGTTCTGGCAGAACCTGGACCTGCCGACGCTCAATCCCTGGCTGCTGACCACCGCGTACGGGCCGACGGACCGCGTGGCCGTGGTGCGCAACCCCTACTACTGGAAGGTCGACACGGCCGGCAACCAGCTCCCCTACATCGACCGGATTACCTGGCAGAAGATCGACGACGTGCAGCTGATGCTGCTCAAGGCGACCACCGGCGAGTTCGACTTCTCGTTCCGGCACATCAACAACTCTACCTTCAAGTCGGTGCTCTATGACAACCAGAAGCAGGGCAAATACCGCTTCTTCGACGTCAAGGACCTGCCGGCGAACGACGCGGTCATCCTCCTGAACCTGAACGTCAACGACCCGGTGAAGCGCAAGGTCTTCCAGAACAAGGACTTCCGGATCGCGCTCAGCCACGCGATCAACCGGCAGGAGATCATCGACCTCATCTATGTGGGCCGGGGCACGCCCTCGCAGGTGGCGGTCCACAAGGGGCACGAGCTCTACAACGAGCGGCTCTCCAAGCAGTATGTCGAGTACGATCCCAAGAAATCGAACGAGATCCTGGACAAGATCGGGCTCGACAAGAAGGATTCAGAGGGCTACCGGCTCGGGCCGGACGGCAAGCGCTTCTCGATCGTCTTCATGGTGGCCGACGTGTTCGGATCGAGCTACCCGGACGTGATGCTGCAGGTCCAGAAATACGCCAAGGCGGTCGGGATCGACATCCAGCTCCGCAACGTCGACCGGGCGCGCCTCAACACCATGTGGTACGCCAACGAGCACGAGGCCTACATCTGGAACTGCGTCGGCGGGCTCTCCGAGGCCTACACGGACGTGCGCTGCTACATGCCGTTCCAGAAGGCGGACATCTTCTTCGCCATGAAGTGGTCGGAATGGTACTCCGACCCGAAGACCGGCGAGGAGCCGCCCCCCGAGGTCAAGGCCTCCATGGCGCTCTACGACAAGGTCAAGAGCGCCTCAACCAAGGAGGCTCAGCTCACGGCCATGAAGGCCTTCCTGGAGACCGCGGCCGACAACTTCTACACGATCGGGATCACACATCCGGACCCGAAATACGGCATCGTCGGCACCTCCGTGAAGAACGTCTTCGAGCCCCTGCCGATCACCGGCAACCTCTGGCACCCGGCACCGACGCTCACTCAGTTCTACTTCGATCGGTGA
- a CDS encoding GntR family transcriptional regulator yields MAKSKVTVPDLDEADGLGSGRVYREIRDGIIEGRLPAGARLKASELAERFGTSTNPVREALQRLQGEGFVVISPNRGARVRSVDEDFVRNVYEIIALVEPYLVRWFAETASPADIARLAAIQAEIEVAGFDDQEAYGNRDSAFHGMTYAPHYNSEALALWARQRGILRAISRRFPFTEPRRRAILAEHRALIDAIRSHDPDAAARVVEAHVRGAGLHLTERLRAERLSRRETEPAHRLGATA; encoded by the coding sequence ATGGCGAAATCCAAGGTGACGGTTCCCGATCTCGACGAGGCCGACGGGCTCGGCTCCGGCCGCGTCTATCGGGAGATCCGCGACGGCATCATCGAGGGGCGCCTGCCGGCCGGCGCGCGCCTGAAGGCGAGCGAACTCGCCGAGCGCTTCGGCACGTCCACCAACCCGGTGCGCGAGGCGCTCCAGCGTCTGCAGGGCGAGGGCTTCGTGGTGATCAGCCCGAACCGCGGAGCAAGGGTGCGCTCGGTGGACGAGGACTTCGTCCGCAACGTCTACGAGATCATCGCCCTCGTCGAACCGTACCTCGTCCGCTGGTTCGCCGAGACCGCCAGCCCCGCCGACATCGCCCGCCTGGCCGCCATCCAGGCCGAAATCGAGGTGGCCGGCTTCGACGACCAGGAGGCCTACGGTAACCGCGATTCGGCCTTCCACGGGATGACCTACGCGCCGCACTACAACAGCGAGGCTTTGGCGCTCTGGGCGCGCCAGCGCGGCATCCTGCGCGCCATCAGCCGCCGCTTCCCCTTCACCGAGCCGCGCCGGCGCGCCATCCTGGCCGAGCACCGCGCCCTCATCGACGCGATCCGGAGCCACGATCCCGACGCCGCCGCGCGCGTGGTCGAGGCCCATGTGCGCGGCGCCGGCCTGCACCTGACCGAGCGCTTGCGCGCCGAGCGGCTGTCGCGCCGCGAGACGGAGCCGGCGCACCGCCTCGGCGCGACCGCCTGA
- the otnC gene encoding 3-oxo-tetronate 4-phosphate decarboxylase has translation MSIGAQQREILLRETMARLARSLFDRGFTVGSSGNISVALEDGLLITPTNSCLGFLDPARISKIDRFGRHVAGDPPSKEIFLHRAFYETRPGTGAVVHLHSTYATAVSCLSDVDPEDCIPPLTPYVVMRVGAVKLLPYVRPGDPAMGEMIRGLQGSHACVLLANHGPVVAARDLESAVFAAEELEETARLVVVLRGQPVRRLTYEQVQELKQVFG, from the coding sequence ATGAGCATCGGCGCCCAGCAGCGTGAAATCCTCCTGCGCGAGACGATGGCGCGGCTCGCAAGATCTTTGTTCGACCGCGGTTTCACGGTCGGCTCCTCGGGCAACATCAGCGTCGCCCTCGAAGACGGGCTGCTCATCACTCCGACGAATTCCTGCCTCGGCTTTCTCGACCCGGCGCGCATCTCCAAGATCGACCGCTTCGGCCGCCATGTCGCCGGCGATCCGCCGTCGAAGGAGATCTTCCTGCACCGCGCCTTCTACGAGACGCGCCCGGGCACCGGCGCCGTCGTGCACCTGCATTCCACCTACGCCACCGCGGTCTCCTGCCTCTCCGACGTCGACCCGGAGGACTGCATCCCGCCGCTCACCCCCTATGTCGTCATGCGGGTCGGCGCCGTGAAGCTGCTCCCCTATGTCCGGCCGGGGGACCCGGCGATGGGCGAGATGATCCGGGGCCTCCAGGGCTCGCACGCCTGCGTGCTGCTCGCCAACCACGGCCCGGTGGTCGCCGCCAGGGACCTGGAGAGCGCCGTCTTCGCCGCCGAGGAACTGGAGGAGACGGCGAGGCTCGTCGTCGTCCTGCGCGGCCAGCCGGTCCGCCGCCTCACCTACGAGCAGGTCCAGGAACTGAAGCAGGTCTTCGGCTGA
- a CDS encoding DUF488 domain-containing protein, with product MLRVKRVYDPPQPADGYRVLVDRLWPRGLTREAAALDAWMKDLAPSDGLRRWFGEAEGRWPEFAVRYRAELASEAAAGGLAELRSRAREGTVTLLFGKRDAVYNNAEVLRAVLEGTEPPR from the coding sequence ATGCTCAGGGTGAAGCGGGTCTACGACCCTCCGCAGCCGGCGGACGGCTACCGGGTGCTGGTCGACCGGCTCTGGCCGCGCGGGCTGACCCGGGAGGCGGCCGCGCTCGACGCCTGGATGAAGGACCTCGCGCCGAGCGACGGCTTGCGGCGCTGGTTCGGCGAGGCGGAGGGACGCTGGCCGGAGTTCGCGGTCCGCTACCGCGCCGAGCTCGCTTCGGAGGCCGCCGCGGGCGGGCTCGCCGAGCTCCGGTCGCGCGCGCGGGAGGGCACCGTCACGCTGCTCTTCGGCAAGCGCGACGCGGTCTACAACAATGCCGAGGTGCTGCGGGCCGTCCTGGAGGGAACGGAACCTCCGCGGTGA